In Paraburkholderia caribensis, a single window of DNA contains:
- a CDS encoding ABC transporter permease produces the protein MQSHSATPTGLVISLIRNRRLLIDLAKRDAIGRYKGSVLGIFWSLLTPLLMLSVYTFVFSAVFKSRWQNSGVEASKAEFAVVLFAGMIVFNLFSECVSRAPSLILSNANFVKKIIFPLEILPCVTLLSALFHSSVSLVILLVAEWIVRGSVPWTAILIPFIVAPLCLFILGACWFLAATGVFLRDIGQTIGILITALMFLSPVFFSITSLPPRFQQLVYLNPMTFPIEQGRNLLIWGQMFDWRHWAIYTVSCALFACIGFAWFQKTRRGFADVV, from the coding sequence ATGCAAAGTCATAGCGCCACGCCGACCGGCCTTGTCATCTCGTTGATTAGGAACCGTCGTTTGCTAATCGACCTTGCCAAGCGGGACGCAATCGGACGATACAAGGGATCAGTCCTCGGCATTTTTTGGTCGTTGTTAACGCCATTGTTGATGTTGAGCGTTTACACATTTGTGTTTAGCGCGGTTTTCAAATCGCGTTGGCAAAACAGCGGCGTCGAGGCATCGAAAGCCGAGTTCGCTGTAGTGCTGTTTGCCGGTATGATCGTGTTCAATCTCTTCTCAGAGTGCGTCAGCCGCGCGCCATCGCTCATTCTTTCGAACGCGAATTTCGTCAAGAAGATTATCTTCCCGCTGGAGATACTGCCCTGCGTCACGCTGCTGTCCGCTCTGTTTCACAGTAGCGTGAGCCTCGTCATCCTGCTCGTTGCCGAGTGGATAGTACGCGGCTCCGTTCCGTGGACCGCCATATTGATTCCGTTTATAGTCGCACCGTTGTGCCTGTTTATACTCGGCGCCTGCTGGTTTCTAGCAGCCACTGGTGTATTTCTTCGCGACATCGGACAAACGATTGGCATCCTCATCACCGCCTTAATGTTTCTTAGCCCCGTTTTCTTCTCCATCACGTCGCTGCCTCCGCGATTCCAGCAATTGGTTTATCTGAATCCGATGACCTTTCCGATCGAACAGGGTCGAAACCTTTTGATTTGGGGCCAAATGTTTGACTGGCGGCACTGGGCCATTTATACCGTTTCGTGTGCTCTCTTTGCGTGTATAGGGTTCGCCTGGTTCCAGAAGACTCGCAGAGGGTTTGCCGACGTCGTCTGA